One genomic segment of Bacteroides caccae includes these proteins:
- a CDS encoding SusD/RagB family nutrient-binding outer membrane lipoprotein, protein MKFYYKTLAFASLLALAACSDFDEMNTNPYEPPYSPGTSNTDVSPEGIDIDYELPEADIKALKEAETSIGSLFRNLTNEGPYNDYQVTTNLTHDIYAGYMANTSAGFHEKACTYVYTDDWSRNRWDHFYNDRTANEYAQIIKVCHFVNKDKYWNEFYVTRIYYAFLISMQTDTYGDIPLSYYIKGMLPPTQYISYTSQKDVYDAMFKLLDEAITNIKPDKGLNWGEGKGSNDRCYGGDINKWLRFANTLRLRLALRISNVDPDRAQEEGKKAIESTYGLMQSNADNMRTVPKVAPIDKGGEGGGGSENIHALIFGWGAQMVMSKDLEKAYKNESEVLDPRCEILWWRPSPFSDLKEAKESNKDFAGCPIGNMDVQGEDATKSYSPVRCNKLISSDHNNLDDNYWFSEARELVWMSYAESRFMLAEAALRNWTTGSVEQYYIDGIRASMDYYNIDEAKKQAYIDGLKNKQDVSGSDKEKALKEIITQKWISIFPNGNEGWAEFRRTDYPELLNIEENNSDGDVPEGKFIKRIKYPQSESFNPNRPMGDNQGTKIWWDVADTNNDNGQRVQPNNFR, encoded by the coding sequence ATGAAATTCTATTATAAAACACTTGCATTCGCATCTCTACTTGCTCTAGCAGCATGCTCAGATTTTGATGAAATGAACACCAACCCGTACGAACCTCCTTATTCACCGGGTACTTCTAATACCGATGTAAGTCCTGAAGGCATTGATATTGATTATGAACTGCCTGAAGCTGATATAAAAGCATTAAAAGAAGCAGAAACTTCAATTGGTAGTTTGTTCCGTAATCTAACGAATGAGGGACCTTACAATGATTATCAGGTAACCACCAACTTAACTCATGACATTTATGCCGGCTATATGGCAAATACATCTGCCGGTTTCCATGAAAAAGCCTGCACATACGTATATACTGACGACTGGTCCAGAAACAGATGGGATCATTTCTATAATGACCGTACTGCAAACGAATATGCACAAATTATCAAAGTCTGTCATTTCGTCAATAAAGACAAATACTGGAACGAGTTCTACGTAACCCGTATTTATTATGCATTCCTCATTTCTATGCAGACAGATACATACGGTGATATTCCATTGTCGTACTACATAAAAGGAATGTTACCCCCGACACAGTATATTTCATATACCAGCCAAAAGGATGTGTACGATGCTATGTTCAAACTGCTGGATGAAGCTATCACCAACATCAAACCCGACAAAGGTTTGAACTGGGGAGAAGGAAAAGGAAGTAATGACCGTTGCTATGGAGGCGACATCAACAAATGGTTACGCTTTGCCAATACTTTACGTTTGCGTCTGGCGCTTCGTATTTCAAATGTCGATCCGGATCGTGCCCAAGAAGAAGGGAAAAAAGCAATCGAGAGCACTTATGGTTTGATGCAAAGCAATGCAGACAACATGAGAACTGTACCGAAAGTTGCCCCTATCGACAAAGGTGGTGAAGGAGGCGGCGGATCTGAAAATATCCATGCGCTGATATTCGGTTGGGGAGCGCAAATGGTTATGTCGAAAGATTTGGAAAAGGCCTATAAAAATGAATCTGAAGTATTAGATCCCCGATGCGAAATACTGTGGTGGCGCCCAAGTCCATTTTCAGATCTTAAGGAAGCCAAAGAAAGCAATAAGGACTTTGCCGGATGTCCGATTGGTAATATGGATGTACAAGGAGAGGATGCGACAAAAAGTTACTCTCCTGTAAGATGTAATAAACTGATAAGTTCGGATCATAATAATTTAGATGATAACTATTGGTTTAGCGAAGCTCGCGAACTGGTTTGGATGAGCTATGCGGAGAGTCGGTTCATGTTGGCAGAAGCTGCTCTCAGAAATTGGACGACAGGCTCAGTTGAGCAATATTATATTGACGGAATTAGAGCGTCCATGGATTACTATAATATTGATGAGGCTAAAAAACAAGCCTATATTGACGGATTGAAGAACAAACAAGATGTATCCGGAAGTGACAAGGAGAAAGCCTTGAAAGAGATCATCACCCAAAAATGGATTTCGATCTTCCCGAACGGCAATGAAGGTTGGGCAGAATTCCGCCGTACAGATTATCCTGAATTGCTGAATATCGAAGAAAACAACTCGGACGGTGACGTGCCTGAAGGTAAGTTCATCAAACGGATCAAATACCCTCAAAGTGAATCCTTTAACCCCAACCGGCCGATGGGCGACAACCAGGGAACGAAAATCTGGTGGGATGTGGCAGATACAAATAATGACAATGGTCAACGTGTACAGCCAAACAACTTCCGATAA